ACACCATCAAAGTACCCAAGTGCAATCGCACAAGGATTCGCTTGCAGGTCAGACGGAAACGGGTATGTTAGGTAGATCGTTTTCACGGATTACACCTCGGCTGGAAAGACTTTTTCTGGCTTGGCGAAAAGTCCTTTGTCTCCACGGCATACGCGATGAATGCCAAGTAATTCTTCCCCCGCAAACAAGCAAATCAAACTTCCTTCCTCCGCAGTGACGCCCGGAAGCGCAGTCGCAAGTCCATTACGTACTGCTTTGATCCGTTCTGGCTTGACCTGAAACGATGGTAAGAACGAGATTGCCTGAGGGATGGAGACCAAGTAGTGGGAAATGTCTTCCCCACTTGCTGCCTGTTCCTCAATTTGCTGGAGCGGGATTGCCTCTTGCTCCTGGAACGGGCCGCTTTTTATTCGCCGCAACAGCTTCATATGGGCAGGATAACCCAGAGCGCGTCCGAGGTCAACACATAAGGTGCGCATGTATGTGCCTTTGGAGCACGTGCACGTGAATGCAACATCGACAGTGTCCCCATCTACGCTAATCTTATGAAGTGTCAGCTCATAGAGCGTCACTTTCCGTGCCTGCCGTTCAATTACCGTGCCTTCACGAGCCAGGTCGTACAGCCGCTTGCCGTTTACCTTAACCGCAGAGAACATCGGAGGTATCTGCTCCATTTCACCCAAGAAGGATGCGAACAGCGCTTGAATACGCTCCGTCGTAATCGATGCTGCATCTACTATGTCATGCTCCACCACTTCTCCAGAAGCATCTTCCGTCGTGGTAGTTGAGCCGAGTCGCATGACTACATCATAGCGCTTAGGCAGCTCTTGCAAATATTCAACTAGCCTCGTTGCGTGTCCCACACAAATGGGGAGTACACCCGTCACATCTGGATCAAGTGTACCCGTATGCCCCACTTTTTTCGTTCCATACAATCGACGAATACGTGCTACACAATCATGGGATGTCATACCAGCTGGCTTGTCGATAACCAGCACGCCGTTCACGTTACTCATCGAATTTCACTCCTACTGCATCGTCCAGCACAGTCCAAACTTTTTGCTGTACTTCTGAAAGTGGTCCTTTGATCGTGCAACCTGCTGCTTTTGCGTGCCCTCCGCCACCGAGCTGCTTCGCAATGACAGCTACGTCAACCCGATCGCGAGCGCGCATGCTCACCTTTACCACTCCCGGTTCCGCTTCCACAAAAGAAACGCCGACCTCGACTCCTTCAATGTTACGGCAGTAATTCACCAATCCACCAGCATCTTCCCGCTCTGCACCCACTTCGGCAAAATCTGCGGCTGCAACAGTGATGGAGGCAACCAAATTTTGATGGGTCAGTTGCAACGTTTGGAGAGCGCGTCGCAGTACTTTCACATGGGCAAATGTGATTTCTTCCAGACACCGCTCTGCTACGTCTCCTGGCTTCACACCATATCCGAGCAATCGAGCTGCGATCTCCATGACGCGTGGTGATGTATTGGAATAACGGAAACCGCCAGTATCCGTCAGAAGGCCGGTATAGATAGACAGCGCAAGCTCTTCGTTGAAAGAAACCCCTGCTGCTTCTGCAACATCAAACAAAATTTCTGCTGTTGCGGCTGCATCCGGTCGAACCAGATTTACCGTTCCAAAATGATCGTTGGTCGGGTGATGATCGATATTCAGCAATGCAGCGCCAGAAGCAAATAAAGACCGTACATCGCCCATCCGCGACTCATCCGCGCAGTCTACAGCGATTACGGCCCCGAACGTCTCGTTCAGTGGTTGTTTGCGCAGGTTATAAAGACGGTCAAACCGCGGCAAGAAGTTAAACTTGATCGGTGTTTCCCCTTCGTTTACAACCACATACTCTTTTCCCAATTGCTCTAGCATGAGCACGACTCCCAAAGCAGATCCTGTAGCATCTCCGTCAGGGCTTACATGGGAAAGAACCAGGAAGCGGTCGTGCTCCTGCATAAAACGCACCGCTTCCTGTACTGCCATTTGATTAGGATTCATCCTGTTTCTCTCCCTCTGTGGAGATTTCCCGCAGGATTGATTCAATTTTGCTGCCGTAGTCAATGGACTCGTCCAGCTTGAATACAAAATCAGGAATGTGACGCAGCTTTACGCGTTTCCCGATCTCCGTACGCAAATAACCTTTTGCTTTTGTCAAACCTGCAAGAGAAGCTTTACGCTCTTCCTCACTGCCAAAAATGCTGACAAAAACCTTTGCCAATTGCAGGTCACTGCTTACCTCTACATCTGTTACCGTTACGAAACCGACACGAGGATCTTTGAGTCCACGCTGCAATACGAGGCTCAACTCTTTTTTGATTTCTTCGCCTACGCGGCTGATTCGTGTTTTATTCATCGATTTTCACCTCCGCTGGCTGCTCTTTAGTCGTAGTATTCCGTATCCACGCGAATCAACTCTACCTCTGGATGGTTTTCCACGAATCGAATGACAGCCTGCATTTCTTGTTGTAAAAAAGAAATCTCATTAGCAACGGCAGCGATACCCAACACGGTACGCTGCCATTGCTCGAGATAAGCCACCTCTGCCGCGGAGACATGAAATCGGCTCCGCAGCTTGCCGATCAGACTTTTGACGATGGCCCGTTTTTCTTTCAGGTTTTGGCTAGCGGGCAGAAACAGTTCGATCTGCACACCTGCTATCATTATTGTTTCACTTCAACCATGACGAATGCTTCGATGACGTCGCCGATTTTGAGGTCATTGAAGCGTTCCAAAGTTAGACCGCACTCATAGCCAGCAGCAACGTCTTTCGCATCATCTTTGAAGCGTTTGAGGGTATCGAGCTTACCTTCATAAATCACAATGCCTTCGCGGATCAAACGCGCACCAGCATCGCGGCTCAATTTACCTTCAGTCACATAGCAACCTGCAATGTTTCCGACTTTGGATACTTTGAACACTTCACGAATCTCAGCTTGGCCGATAATGTTTTCTTTGAAGACTGGATCAAGCATACCTTTGAGAGCAGATTCGATCTCTTCGATTACAGTATAGATCACACGGTGCAGGCGAATGTCGATCTTCTCTTGTTCAGCCATGCTGCGCGCATTTGGTTCAGGACGAACGTTGAAACCAATGATAATGGCATTCGAAGCATTTGCCAGTGTAACATCGGATTCTGTAATCGCACCAACACCTGTATGAATGATCTTCACACGAGTTCCGTTGACATCGATTTTCTCCAAAGAACCGCGCAGTGCTTCCACAGAACCGTGTACGTCTGCTTTTACAATCAGGTTCAGTTCCTTGATATCGCCTTCTTGGATGTGTTGGAACAAATCATCCAAAGAAACGCGGGAGCTTTCACGACGCTCGGATTCACGTTGCTTGGAAGCACGTGCTTCCCCGATCGCGCGGGCTTTCTTCTCGTCTTCAAAGACACGGAACTGATCGCCTGCTTGTGGAACATCATTCAGACCCGTAATTTCTACTGGCGTAGATGGACCTGCTTCTTTCAGACGGCGTCCTTTGTCATTCACCATCGCACGCACACGTCCAAAAGCGGAACCGACAACGATAGGATCACCTACACGGAGAGTACCTTGTTGAACCAAGATAGTTGCAACAGGACCACGTCCCTTGTCGAGCTCAGCTTCGACAACGGTACCGCGCGCAAGTTTGTCTGGGTTGGCTTTCAGTTCTTGTACTTCGGATACGAGCAAGATGTACTCGAGCAATTCCTCGATACCTGTACGCTGTTTA
This genomic stretch from Brevibacillus brevis harbors:
- the rbfA gene encoding 30S ribosome-binding factor RbfA, producing the protein MNKTRISRVGEEIKKELSLVLQRGLKDPRVGFVTVTDVEVSSDLQLAKVFVSIFGSEEERKASLAGLTKAKGYLRTEIGKRVKLRHIPDFVFKLDESIDYGSKIESILREISTEGEKQDES
- a CDS encoding DUF503 domain-containing protein — protein: MIAGVQIELFLPASQNLKEKRAIVKSLIGKLRSRFHVSAAEVAYLEQWQRTVLGIAAVANEISFLQQEMQAVIRFVENHPEVELIRVDTEYYD
- the truB gene encoding tRNA pseudouridine(55) synthase TruB, with the protein product MSNVNGVLVIDKPAGMTSHDCVARIRRLYGTKKVGHTGTLDPDVTGVLPICVGHATRLVEYLQELPKRYDVVMRLGSTTTTEDASGEVVEHDIVDAASITTERIQALFASFLGEMEQIPPMFSAVKVNGKRLYDLAREGTVIERQARKVTLYELTLHKISVDGDTVDVAFTCTCSKGTYMRTLCVDLGRALGYPAHMKLLRRIKSGPFQEQEAIPLQQIEEQAASGEDISHYLVSIPQAISFLPSFQVKPERIKAVRNGLATALPGVTAEEGSLICLFAGEELLGIHRVCRGDKGLFAKPEKVFPAEV
- a CDS encoding DHH family phosphoesterase; this translates as MNPNQMAVQEAVRFMQEHDRFLVLSHVSPDGDATGSALGVVLMLEQLGKEYVVVNEGETPIKFNFLPRFDRLYNLRKQPLNETFGAVIAVDCADESRMGDVRSLFASGAALLNIDHHPTNDHFGTVNLVRPDAAATAEILFDVAEAAGVSFNEELALSIYTGLLTDTGGFRYSNTSPRVMEIAARLLGYGVKPGDVAERCLEEITFAHVKVLRRALQTLQLTHQNLVASITVAAADFAEVGAEREDAGGLVNYCRNIEGVEVGVSFVEAEPGVVKVSMRARDRVDVAVIAKQLGGGGHAKAAGCTIKGPLSEVQQKVWTVLDDAVGVKFDE